The Verrucomicrobiota bacterium JB022 genome contains a region encoding:
- the dnaJ gene encoding molecular chaperone DnaJ, whose amino-acid sequence MAKTDYYELLGVARDASAEDIKKAYRKQALKYHPDKHKGDKAMEEKFKEISEAYEVLKDADKRAAYDRYGHSAFENGGGGPGGMGGFRGGPHVDPFDLFREVFGGGGGGGGSPFDDLFGGGGGAGGARGGADLRYNLEISLVEAYKGVEKEITYRSAVACDRCHGDGAEPGSSVITCPTCGGAGRVVTSRGFFQVQQTCPTCGGAGRVPERKCTKCSGEGRVLEQRKVKLRIPAGIDTGQRLRSTGNGEAGMMGGPAGDLYVVIQVKPHSVFERQGDDLYCDVPIKFTLAALGGQIEVPTLSNESGMVALKIPAGTQSGTVFKLRDRGMPHLRGGGHGDQYVRVHIEVPKKLSTEQRKHLEAFARASGDADQPVEESFWEKAKKIFE is encoded by the coding sequence ATGGCAAAGACCGACTATTACGAATTGCTCGGCGTCGCCCGCGACGCTTCTGCAGAAGACATCAAGAAGGCGTACCGCAAGCAGGCCTTGAAGTACCACCCCGACAAGCACAAGGGGGACAAGGCCATGGAGGAGAAGTTCAAGGAAATCTCCGAAGCCTACGAGGTGCTCAAGGACGCCGACAAGCGCGCCGCCTACGACCGTTACGGCCACTCGGCCTTCGAAAACGGCGGCGGTGGCCCCGGCGGCATGGGTGGCTTCCGCGGCGGCCCACACGTCGACCCCTTCGACCTCTTCCGCGAAGTCTTCGGCGGCGGCGGAGGCGGTGGTGGCAGCCCGTTTGACGACCTCTTTGGCGGTGGCGGCGGGGCCGGTGGCGCGCGTGGCGGTGCCGACCTGCGCTACAACCTCGAAATCTCGCTCGTCGAAGCCTACAAGGGCGTCGAAAAGGAGATCACCTACCGTTCGGCGGTCGCCTGCGATCGCTGCCACGGCGACGGAGCGGAGCCCGGCTCGAGCGTCATCACTTGCCCGACCTGTGGCGGTGCGGGCCGCGTCGTGACCTCGCGCGGTTTCTTCCAGGTGCAGCAGACTTGCCCCACCTGTGGCGGTGCCGGTCGCGTGCCCGAGCGCAAGTGCACGAAGTGCAGCGGCGAAGGCCGCGTACTGGAGCAGCGCAAGGTAAAGCTCCGCATCCCTGCCGGTATCGACACCGGGCAGCGCCTGCGCTCCACCGGCAACGGTGAGGCGGGCATGATGGGTGGCCCGGCGGGCGACCTTTACGTCGTCATCCAGGTCAAGCCTCACTCGGTGTTCGAGCGCCAGGGCGACGACCTCTACTGCGATGTGCCGATCAAGTTTACCCTTGCAGCCCTCGGCGGCCAGATCGAGGTGCCCACGCTCTCCAACGAGAGCGGTATGGTGGCCCTCAAGATCCCCGCCGGCACCCAGAGCGGCACCGTCTTCAAGCTGCGCGACCGCGGCATGCCCCACTTGCGTGGCGGCGGCCATGGCGACCAGTATGTGCGCGTGCACATCGAAGTGCCCAAGAAGCTGAGCACCGAGCAGCGCAAACACCTCGAAGCCTTCGCCCGCGCCAGTGGCGACGCCGATCAGCCGGTCGAAGAAAGCTTCTGGGAAAAGGCCAAGAAAATCTTCGAATAG
- the purB gene encoding adenylosuccinate lyase has translation MADPNAADRIPNVLAERYASTSMRDIWSPRGKIVLEREFWIAVLKAQRSLGLEISAEAIDLYERVKHQVDLPAIEARERVTRHDVKARIEAFNGLAGVQHIHKGMTSRDLTENVEQLQVYRSLEVIRGKVVAALNKLSQRADEWKQLVFTARTHNVAAQPTTFGKRIAMFGEEMLLAFRHLESLTATYPARGLKGAVGTQLDQLSLFANDAQQVTDLENRIFEHLGMPAHFTNVGQVYPRSLDFEVVSTLNQLAAAPSSLAKTLRLMAGHELASEGFAKGQVGSSAMPHKMNARSCERINGFANILKGYLTMASGLAGDQWNEGDVSCSVVRRVMLPDAFFAIDGLLETFLTVLNQMEVYPAVIEREKAYYLPFLATTTFMMEAVKRGAGRETAHEAIKEHAVATVNDLRGGQTSHNDLLDRLAADERLGLSRPQLQSILDRAASLVGMAEAQVQAFSEAVGQIAEQYPDAAKYEPGAIL, from the coding sequence ATGGCTGATCCGAATGCTGCCGACCGTATTCCCAATGTGCTCGCCGAGCGCTATGCTTCTACTTCCATGCGCGACATCTGGTCGCCGCGCGGCAAGATCGTGCTCGAGCGCGAATTCTGGATCGCCGTGCTCAAGGCGCAGCGCTCCCTCGGGCTCGAAATCTCCGCCGAAGCGATCGACCTCTACGAGCGCGTGAAGCACCAGGTGGACTTGCCCGCGATCGAGGCCCGCGAGCGTGTGACGCGTCACGACGTGAAGGCCCGCATCGAGGCATTCAACGGCTTGGCAGGCGTCCAGCACATCCACAAGGGCATGACTTCGCGCGACTTGACGGAAAACGTCGAGCAGCTGCAGGTCTACCGCTCGCTGGAAGTGATCCGCGGCAAGGTCGTGGCGGCCCTGAACAAGCTGAGCCAGCGTGCGGACGAGTGGAAGCAGCTCGTCTTTACCGCACGCACGCACAACGTCGCGGCCCAGCCGACCACTTTCGGCAAGCGCATCGCCATGTTTGGCGAAGAGATGCTGCTCGCCTTCCGCCATCTGGAGTCGCTGACCGCCACCTACCCGGCGCGCGGCCTCAAGGGCGCCGTGGGCACCCAGCTCGACCAGCTTTCGCTGTTCGCCAACGACGCGCAGCAGGTCACGGATCTCGAAAACCGCATCTTCGAGCACCTCGGCATGCCGGCGCACTTCACCAACGTCGGCCAGGTCTACCCGCGCAGCCTCGATTTCGAGGTGGTGAGCACGCTCAATCAGCTCGCCGCCGCCCCCAGCAGCCTCGCCAAGACCCTGCGCCTGATGGCCGGGCACGAGCTGGCGAGCGAGGGCTTTGCCAAGGGCCAGGTGGGCTCCAGCGCCATGCCGCACAAGATGAACGCCCGCAGTTGCGAGCGTATCAACGGTTTTGCCAACATCCTCAAGGGCTACCTCACGATGGCCAGTGGCCTCGCGGGCGACCAGTGGAACGAGGGCGACGTCTCCTGCAGCGTCGTGCGCCGCGTGATGCTGCCCGACGCCTTCTTTGCCATCGACGGCCTGCTGGAGACCTTCCTCACGGTGCTCAACCAGATGGAAGTCTACCCGGCAGTGATCGAACGCGAAAAGGCCTACTACCTGCCCTTCCTCGCCACGACCACCTTCATGATGGAGGCGGTGAAGCGCGGGGCCGGTCGCGAGACCGCGCACGAGGCGATCAAGGAGCACGCGGTGGCGACCGTCAACGACCTGCGCGGCGGCCAGACGAGCCACAACGACTTGCTCGACCGCCTTGCCGCCGACGAGCGCCTCGGCCTCAGCCGTCCGCAGCTCCAAAGCATCCTCGACCGCGCCGCCAGCCTCGTGGGCATGGCCGAAGCGCAAGTCCAGGCCTTCAGCGAAGCCGTCGGGCAGATTGCAGAACAATACCCCGACGCCGCGAAATACGAGCCGGGCGCGATCTTGTAA
- a CDS encoding DNA translocase FtsK, whose protein sequence is MASKGKDKAKPSPKFKPRGARPRPLVGVVFLIFALLALVAFVDYNPAQLPRQFDTRSAETNLVGAFGVNLVYYAYMLVGLAGWCVPAFSLWLSYLFFRGQGYVINLPKGFSMPVFAVCMSVFAAVQQEEVWHDFDHNTFPSGLGGITGSALYQDFLRDFLGMVGTLVVFGVFTVFLSFNLFYDNVFKDLGSSSFKGMSAWWAEREAKSRQRAQEKKQAKERLKKEKGRIKELKAELAQEKKKLRASEKQAEKAVAAASTPAPREKPAKVEKEKVVAPVNTGGFSPLKDDALERLQAKTGKLNGVTDIPEPEPEEKRGLFGRKKKEAPKAEASPVASEPETPMDEFDDALTPFDDTLDRELDPRSMDPERALEALDEPVEPEPPVRRRTLPPMESPQTGNDWNPSVPPPPAAIEEPPADSLRIIASERTRRASEPLPDRKGDYRFPPRDLLTEPTETDNSGDTEFHRTTADALKQTLDEFNVKVELGEVHAGPVITRYDVHPAPGVRVEKIQSLDKNLALNLKALSVRILAPVPGKGCVGVEVPNKNPQAVFIRDILDSEDWAKTKAEIPIALGKEVSGKPLIADLTKMPHLLIAGSTGSGKTVCINAIITSLLYRATPDDLKFVMVDPKIVEMQVYNSLPHMLIPVVTDPKKVPNALKYLLGEMERRYQMFASIGVRNIAGFNGKMAKDKAERKEAEARAAEMDAAMSPEERAALSNRDISVRRELDFEDGGELPEKLPYIVCIVDELADLMMVAPADIETGIARLAQLARAAGIHLILATQRPSVNVITGVIKANLPSRIAFKVASKVDSRTILDTGGADHLIGKGDMLFLPPGSADLLRSQGAFVGDDEINGIVEWIKQENGEPEFDEAFQRQVEAPDEEGGDDEEDGDFGDNLTNKALGVIKAEKKASTSMLQRRLKIGYTRAARIMDELEEKGYVGPDNGPPVGREILFDVD, encoded by the coding sequence ATGGCATCCAAAGGAAAGGACAAGGCGAAGCCTTCGCCCAAGTTCAAGCCCCGTGGCGCGCGTCCTCGCCCGCTGGTGGGCGTCGTCTTCCTGATTTTCGCGCTTTTGGCCCTCGTGGCCTTCGTGGACTATAACCCCGCGCAACTGCCCCGGCAGTTCGATACCCGCAGCGCGGAGACCAACCTCGTCGGCGCCTTTGGCGTCAACCTCGTCTACTATGCCTACATGCTGGTGGGCCTGGCGGGGTGGTGCGTGCCGGCCTTTTCGCTGTGGCTCTCGTATCTGTTTTTCCGCGGGCAAGGCTACGTGATCAACCTGCCCAAGGGCTTCAGCATGCCGGTCTTTGCCGTCTGCATGAGCGTTTTTGCCGCGGTGCAGCAGGAGGAAGTCTGGCACGACTTCGATCACAACACCTTTCCCTCTGGCTTGGGCGGGATCACCGGCAGCGCCCTGTACCAAGACTTCCTGCGCGACTTTCTGGGCATGGTGGGCACGCTCGTCGTCTTCGGCGTATTCACGGTCTTCCTCAGCTTCAACCTGTTTTACGACAACGTTTTCAAAGACTTGGGCAGCTCCAGCTTCAAGGGGATGTCTGCCTGGTGGGCTGAGCGTGAAGCCAAGAGCCGCCAGCGCGCTCAGGAAAAGAAGCAGGCCAAGGAGCGCCTGAAGAAGGAAAAAGGCCGCATCAAGGAGCTGAAGGCCGAGCTGGCCCAGGAAAAGAAGAAGCTGCGCGCCAGCGAAAAGCAGGCCGAGAAAGCCGTCGCCGCCGCCTCCACCCCGGCCCCGCGCGAAAAGCCGGCCAAGGTGGAGAAGGAAAAGGTGGTCGCGCCCGTCAACACCGGCGGCTTCAGCCCCCTCAAGGACGACGCGCTGGAGCGCCTGCAGGCCAAGACCGGCAAGCTCAACGGCGTGACCGACATTCCAGAGCCGGAGCCAGAGGAAAAGCGCGGGCTCTTCGGGCGAAAGAAGAAGGAAGCGCCCAAGGCCGAAGCCTCCCCCGTCGCCTCCGAGCCGGAGACGCCAATGGACGAGTTCGACGACGCCCTGACGCCTTTTGACGACACCCTCGACCGCGAGCTCGACCCCCGCTCGATGGATCCCGAGCGCGCGCTGGAAGCCCTCGACGAGCCGGTCGAGCCCGAGCCGCCCGTGCGCCGCCGCACCCTGCCCCCGATGGAGAGCCCGCAGACCGGTAACGACTGGAACCCCTCCGTGCCGCCCCCGCCTGCCGCCATCGAAGAACCGCCGGCGGACAGCCTGCGCATCATCGCCAGCGAGCGCACCCGCCGCGCCAGCGAGCCGCTGCCCGACCGCAAGGGCGACTACCGCTTCCCGCCGCGCGACCTGTTGACCGAGCCGACTGAGACCGATAACAGCGGCGACACCGAATTTCACCGCACCACGGCCGACGCTCTCAAGCAGACCCTCGACGAGTTCAACGTGAAGGTAGAGCTGGGCGAGGTGCACGCCGGCCCCGTGATCACCCGCTACGACGTGCACCCGGCCCCGGGCGTACGCGTGGAGAAGATCCAGAGCCTGGACAAGAACCTTGCGCTCAACCTCAAGGCCCTGTCGGTCCGCATTCTCGCCCCCGTGCCCGGCAAGGGCTGCGTGGGCGTCGAAGTGCCCAACAAGAACCCGCAGGCCGTCTTCATCCGCGACATCCTCGACAGCGAAGACTGGGCCAAGACCAAGGCGGAGATCCCGATCGCGCTCGGCAAGGAAGTCAGCGGCAAGCCCCTGATCGCAGACCTGACCAAGATGCCTCACTTGCTCATCGCCGGCTCCACCGGCTCGGGCAAGACGGTGTGTATCAACGCGATCATCACCTCGCTGCTTTATCGCGCCACGCCGGACGACCTCAAGTTTGTGATGGTCGACCCCAAGATCGTGGAAATGCAGGTCTACAACAGCCTGCCGCACATGCTCATCCCGGTCGTGACCGACCCGAAGAAGGTGCCCAACGCGCTCAAATACCTTCTCGGCGAGATGGAACGCCGCTACCAGATGTTTGCCAGCATCGGCGTGCGTAACATCGCCGGCTTTAACGGCAAGATGGCGAAGGACAAGGCCGAGCGCAAGGAGGCCGAAGCGCGTGCGGCCGAGATGGACGCCGCCATGAGCCCCGAAGAGCGTGCGGCCCTCTCCAACCGCGACATCTCCGTGCGCCGCGAGCTGGACTTTGAAGACGGTGGCGAGCTGCCCGAAAAGCTGCCCTACATCGTCTGCATCGTCGACGAGCTGGCCGACCTCATGATGGTGGCCCCGGCCGACATCGAGACCGGCATCGCCCGACTCGCCCAGCTCGCCCGTGCCGCCGGCATCCACCTGATCCTCGCCACGCAGCGCCCGTCGGTGAACGTCATTACGGGTGTGATCAAGGCCAACCTGCCGAGCCGGATCGCGTTCAAGGTGGCCTCGAAGGTCGACAGCCGCACCATTCTCGACACCGGCGGCGCCGACCACCTCATCGGCAAAGGCGACATGCTCTTCCTGCCGCCCGGTAGCGCCGACCTGCTGCGCTCGCAAGGCGCCTTCGTGGGCGACGACGAGATCAACGGCATCGTGGAGTGGATCAAGCAGGAGAACGGCGAGCCGGAGTTCGACGAAGCCTTCCAGCGCCAGGTGGAAGCCCCGGACGAAGAAGGTGGCGACGACGAGGAAGACGGCGACTTTGGCGACAACCTCACCAACAAGGCCCTCGGCGTGATCAAGGCCGAGAAAAAGGCCTCCACCTCCATGCTCCAGCGTCGCCTCAAGATCGGCTATACCCGAGCCGCCCGCATCATGGACGAGCTGGAAGAGAAAGGCTACGTGGGCCCCGACAACGGACCGCCCGTCGGTCGCGAAATCCTTTTCGACGTCGATTAG
- a CDS encoding class I mannose-6-phosphate isomerase — protein sequence MNFLLFNPIYQERVWGSRRFETALGRNLPAGVIGESWEIVDRPEANSEVASGAFSGQTLRQLIEEQPQDIMGPGWKAEQPFPILVKWLDCAERLSLQVHPPASVADELKGEPKTENWYVVATEGDSAVLAGLNPGVTREQFEDALKKDELEPLVCRLKTEPGDALFVPSGRLHAIDGGNLILEIQQNSDTTYRVYDWGRVGLDGKPRQLHVEQSMRSIDFNDFSPTLTKPQGKVTKLVQAKEFHLDRIELDGGDNLAFAAGDEPRIISVVSGRLHDETSEMALNAGDNALLPYAGKFSFVAEESAVVLITHRFAGSAAQA from the coding sequence ATGAATTTTCTACTCTTCAATCCTATCTACCAGGAGCGTGTGTGGGGCAGCCGCCGCTTCGAGACCGCGCTCGGGCGCAACTTACCCGCAGGTGTCATCGGCGAAAGCTGGGAGATCGTGGACCGCCCCGAGGCCAATTCCGAAGTGGCCAGCGGCGCTTTCTCCGGCCAGACGCTGCGTCAGCTGATCGAAGAGCAGCCGCAGGATATCATGGGGCCCGGCTGGAAGGCCGAGCAACCCTTCCCCATCCTCGTCAAGTGGCTCGACTGCGCCGAGCGCCTCAGTCTGCAGGTGCACCCCCCGGCCAGCGTGGCCGATGAGCTGAAGGGCGAGCCCAAGACCGAAAACTGGTACGTCGTGGCGACCGAGGGCGACAGCGCGGTGCTCGCCGGCCTCAACCCGGGCGTGACGCGCGAACAGTTTGAGGACGCGCTGAAAAAGGACGAGCTGGAGCCCCTCGTCTGCCGCCTCAAGACCGAGCCTGGTGACGCCCTCTTTGTGCCCAGCGGCCGCCTGCACGCCATCGACGGCGGCAACCTGATCCTCGAGATCCAGCAAAACAGCGACACCACCTACCGCGTTTACGACTGGGGCCGCGTGGGGCTCGACGGCAAGCCCCGCCAGCTCCACGTCGAGCAAAGCATGCGCTCGATCGACTTTAACGACTTTTCGCCGACCCTCACCAAGCCCCAGGGTAAGGTGACGAAGCTCGTCCAGGCCAAGGAATTCCACCTCGACCGTATCGAGCTGGACGGCGGCGACAACCTGGCCTTTGCCGCCGGGGACGAGCCGCGCATCATCAGCGTCGTCAGCGGCCGCCTGCACGACGAGACGAGCGAAATGGCCCTCAACGCGGGCGACAATGCGCTCTTGCCCTACGCGGGTAAATTCTCCTTTGTGGCGGAGGAATCCGCCGTCGTGCTCATCACGCACCGTTTTGCCGGCTCCGCCGCTCAAGCGTAA
- the gmk gene encoding guanylate kinase, producing the protein MPRTIILIISGPAGSGKTTLCEALLGYYPDQVERIVTTTTRAPREGEINGLDYHFLERETFQKRVEAGEFLEWAEIHGNLYGSQKRHLVDKLRSDVDLLLNIDVQGAATFREAAQSEPYLSERLVSIFVRPSSLSQLRDRLQGRGSENPETLARRLKTAEEEIPRAAEFDYVIESQSREDDFNRLLQFYHRAKGLE; encoded by the coding sequence ATGCCGCGTACCATCATCCTGATCATTTCCGGGCCCGCCGGTTCGGGCAAGACGACGCTCTGCGAAGCCTTGCTCGGGTACTACCCTGACCAGGTGGAGCGCATCGTCACCACCACTACGCGTGCGCCCCGCGAAGGCGAAATCAACGGGCTCGACTACCACTTCCTGGAGCGCGAGACCTTCCAGAAGCGCGTCGAGGCGGGCGAGTTCCTCGAATGGGCCGAGATTCACGGCAACCTTTACGGCAGCCAGAAGCGCCACCTCGTCGACAAGCTGCGGTCGGATGTCGACCTGCTGCTCAATATCGACGTGCAGGGCGCCGCCACCTTCCGTGAGGCCGCCCAGAGCGAGCCCTACCTGTCCGAACGCCTCGTCTCCATCTTCGTCCGCCCCAGCAGCCTCAGCCAGTTGCGCGACCGCCTGCAAGGCCGGGGCAGCGAAAACCCGGAAACCCTCGCCCGCCGCCTCAAGACCGCCGAAGAGGAAATCCCCCGCGCGGCCGAGTTCGACTACGTGATCGAAAGCCAGAGCCGTGAAGACGACTTCAACCGGCTCCTGCAATTCTACCACCGGGCCAAAGGTCTGGAGTAG
- a CDS encoding PEP-CTERM sorting domain-containing protein (PEP-CTERM proteins occur, often in large numbers, in the proteomes of bacteria that also encode an exosortase, a predicted intramembrane cysteine proteinase. The presence of a PEP-CTERM domain at a protein's C-terminus predicts cleavage within the sorting domain, followed by covalent anchoring to some some component of the (usually Gram-negative) cell surface. Many PEP-CTERM proteins exhibit an unusual sequence composition that includes large numbers of potential glycosylation sites. Expression of one such protein has been shown restore the ability of a bacterium to form floc, a type of biofilm.): protein MRFFSLLTLLAATSWAHGAVNITAYESLDDVVFTLSGSVDTAGLSLVDTYSLHGNLTPSFASFINSPGTDLTPMLVFVGITSAPMDFGSGASTTFDTSEGSLFGIDATSIFLPVGYVSGASLSSTFKIENATFESLGMDAGVYTYNWGSGVNADLATLTIGGTPAVPEPTTYALLGGVAAFGFAAWRRRRA from the coding sequence ATGCGATTCTTCTCCCTTCTTACTCTGCTTGCCGCAACTTCCTGGGCCCACGGGGCGGTCAACATCACCGCTTACGAATCTCTGGACGATGTCGTCTTTACGCTTTCGGGCAGTGTGGACACTGCGGGGCTTAGCCTCGTCGATACGTATTCGCTTCACGGCAACCTCACGCCTTCTTTTGCCTCATTCATCAATTCCCCCGGCACTGATTTGACGCCTATGTTGGTGTTCGTCGGTATCACCTCTGCCCCGATGGATTTTGGCAGCGGCGCTTCTACGACGTTTGATACGAGTGAAGGTTCCCTTTTCGGCATCGATGCGACGTCCATCTTCCTCCCGGTGGGCTATGTGTCCGGCGCCTCTCTGTCGAGCACCTTCAAGATCGAGAATGCTACCTTCGAATCCCTGGGGATGGACGCGGGCGTCTACACCTATAACTGGGGCAGCGGTGTCAATGCCGATCTGGCCACGCTGACGATTGGCGGTACTCCCGCCGTGCCGGAACCGACGACGTACGCCCTGCTGGGTGGCGTGGCGGCCTTCGGCTTTGCCGCATGGCGCCGCCGGCGCGCGTAA
- the grpE gene encoding nucleotide exchange factor GrpE — protein sequence MAEEAKKTQSSQPESAQSAPEPTVNQPEPETTENASAVSAEEHSQLLQQLEQVTAEAEENQRRYLRAVADLENYRKRAMREKDEARRYGAENLAGDLLPVLDNFTLGLQAASQHEAGKVFAEGFAMVQTQIRQVLESNGIQSINPVGEAFDPHRHESLAYQPSEEVEEGNVIAVHRVGYQLHDRLLRPASVVVSSGPAQKSEGEASQG from the coding sequence ATGGCGGAAGAAGCGAAAAAGACGCAATCCTCCCAACCCGAAAGCGCCCAATCGGCGCCGGAACCTACTGTGAATCAACCAGAACCCGAAACGACGGAGAACGCCAGCGCGGTGTCGGCCGAAGAACATAGCCAGCTGCTCCAGCAACTGGAGCAAGTAACGGCCGAGGCCGAAGAAAACCAGCGCCGCTACCTCCGCGCGGTGGCCGATCTGGAGAATTACCGCAAGCGCGCCATGCGCGAAAAGGACGAAGCCCGCCGTTATGGGGCCGAAAACCTCGCCGGCGACCTGCTGCCCGTGCTCGACAACTTTACGCTCGGCCTCCAGGCCGCGAGCCAGCACGAGGCCGGCAAGGTCTTTGCCGAAGGCTTTGCCATGGTGCAGACCCAGATCCGCCAGGTGCTCGAAAGCAACGGCATCCAGTCGATCAACCCCGTGGGCGAAGCCTTCGACCCCCACCGCCACGAGTCGCTGGCCTACCAGCCGAGCGAGGAAGTGGAGGAGGGCAACGTCATCGCCGTCCACCGCGTCGGTTATCAATTGCACGACCGCCTGCTGCGCCCCGCCTCCGTGGTGGTGTCCAGCGGCCCCGCCCAAAAGTCGGAAGGAGAAGCCAGCCAAGGTTAA
- a CDS encoding cupin domain-containing protein, with protein sequence MPSAAPDYATLPAAAQRWARQLQLQPIPHEGAWFAPGCRTAHYSTIYGLVTTQDFSALHRLKCDELWFYHAGSPIELLLLHPNGEGEKAILGPDLAAGQRPQLQVPAGTWMGGRPVGTGDDGWSVFSNAVIPAFEYDAYEPGHREGLLRAYPAWADAIKALTRVELNPSFVEYFKKVDFSWLGVDESDCLAVLFPNDYIELVPESVKLAFSPEAYQAFMDYLLDDLQPYTAIEALPGDYPPGILNDVKKGFYVYQADNSGSHYHLVGKPLIPFKASRIQSEHYLAGAPLVRLRFQDTLSITNDCWR encoded by the coding sequence ATGCCTTCGGCCGCCCCCGACTACGCCACGCTGCCAGCAGCCGCCCAGCGCTGGGCCCGCCAGCTCCAGTTGCAACCGATCCCGCACGAGGGCGCGTGGTTCGCCCCCGGCTGCCGCACCGCCCATTACTCGACCATCTACGGGCTCGTCACCACGCAAGATTTCTCCGCCCTGCACCGCCTGAAGTGCGACGAGCTGTGGTTTTACCACGCCGGCAGCCCCATCGAGCTGTTACTGCTCCACCCCAACGGCGAGGGCGAAAAGGCAATCCTCGGGCCCGACCTCGCCGCCGGCCAACGCCCGCAACTGCAAGTGCCCGCCGGCACCTGGATGGGCGGCCGCCCGGTGGGTACGGGCGACGATGGCTGGTCCGTCTTCTCCAACGCCGTCATCCCGGCCTTCGAATATGATGCCTACGAGCCCGGCCACCGCGAAGGCCTGCTCCGCGCCTACCCCGCCTGGGCCGATGCGATCAAGGCACTGACGCGAGTGGAGTTAAATCCTTCCTTCGTCGAATATTTCAAGAAGGTCGACTTTAGCTGGCTCGGAGTGGATGAAAGCGATTGTCTGGCGGTGCTCTTTCCCAACGATTACATAGAGTTAGTTCCGGAGAGTGTAAAACTCGCGTTTAGCCCAGAGGCCTACCAGGCCTTCATGGATTATCTGCTTGATGATCTGCAACCCTATACTGCGATAGAAGCCCTTCCCGGGGACTATCCGCCGGGGATCCTAAACGATGTAAAGAAAGGATTCTATGTTTACCAAGCAGATAATTCCGGTTCTCATTACCACCTCGTAGGCAAGCCTCTGATTCCTTTTAAGGCCTCTCGGATCCAGTCAGAGCATTACCTTGCAGGAGCGCCCCTTGTCCGCCTGAGATTCCAGGATACTCTTTCGATTACGAATGACTGTTGGAGATGA
- a CDS encoding PEP-CTERM sorting domain-containing protein (PEP-CTERM proteins occur, often in large numbers, in the proteomes of bacteria that also encode an exosortase, a predicted intramembrane cysteine proteinase. The presence of a PEP-CTERM domain at a protein's C-terminus predicts cleavage within the sorting domain, followed by covalent anchoring to some some component of the (usually Gram-negative) cell surface. Many PEP-CTERM proteins exhibit an unusual sequence composition that includes large numbers of potential glycosylation sites. Expression of one such protein has been shown restore the ability of a bacterium to form floc, a type of biofilm.): MAALLSPAAHAIIYFNAQEVDGDILLVGSGSIDLTGAVSSGSSPSSVSGVIYPDWGWLILGPATLFDYYTVVSGPSFGAGSVIANPYGTGDHFGIMLDSNRLVVPVGYTSGAPLSGSTTFPDAAFADIGLSEGVYTWTFGSGENTDSIILTVGNPAPVVPEPTTYALLGGVAALGFAAWRRRRA, translated from the coding sequence TTGGCGGCGTTGCTCTCGCCTGCCGCGCACGCGATCATCTACTTCAATGCGCAGGAGGTCGATGGCGACATCCTGCTCGTAGGCTCCGGCAGCATCGACCTTACGGGGGCGGTATCTTCCGGCAGCTCGCCGAGCAGCGTTTCCGGCGTCATTTACCCGGACTGGGGTTGGCTGATTTTGGGACCAGCCACGTTGTTCGATTATTACACGGTGGTGAGTGGTCCTTCCTTCGGTGCCGGTAGCGTGATCGCCAACCCTTATGGCACAGGCGATCACTTTGGGATTATGCTCGATTCGAACCGGCTGGTGGTGCCCGTCGGTTACACTTCCGGCGCTCCGCTCTCCGGCTCGACGACTTTTCCCGACGCTGCGTTTGCCGATATCGGCCTCAGCGAAGGCGTCTACACCTGGACCTTCGGCTCCGGCGAAAACACGGATTCGATCATCTTGACGGTGGGCAATCCTGCCCCGGTCGTACCCGAGCCCACAACCTATGCCCTGCTGGGTGGCGTGGCTGCCCTCGGCTTTGCCGCGTGGCGCCGCCGTCGCGCGTAA